GCCGCTGCGGCCGGGCTCATGGCGGCGGGCGCACTCAACGGCGACCTGATCACCGAGGACACCCGGCTGGCGGTGGCGGCCCGGCGGGCTTAGCGGCTCTTCGCCGTCGAGAACCGAACGGTCCGATGAGTTCACGGCGCGCGGCCGGTCCAAGTTCATGACACCCAGGTTCATGACGCCCGAGGTTCACCACCCGAGGTTCATGACACCCAAGGAAAGGACCCCCGCCATGTCGGAGCTTCTCGTCGATTTCATCACCTCCCTCGACGGCTGCGCATCGGGAGAGGGCTGGCCCGGGTACTGGGGCCTGGAAGGCCCGGAGTACCTTGCCTGGCTCGGTGAGCAGCCCCAGGCCACCTACCTCATGGGGGCGAAAACCTACCGCCTGATGTCCGGCTTCGCCGCCGGCGAGGTTCCGAGCGGCCAGGACGACTTCCGGCCCGAAGAGGAGGCGTCCGTCGACGAGCTCACGCGCGCGCCCAAGGTGGTGTTCTCCTCCTCGCTGGAGTCGCCGCTGACGTGGGCCAACGCCACGCTCGTCCGCGACGACGCCGTCGAGACGGTCCGGGCGATGAAGGAGAACGGCTCGGGGCTCCTCAGCACGATCGGCAGCCTCAGCCTGTGCCGGTCCCTGCTGCGGGCCGGGCTCGTCGACCGCTTCCGGGTCGTGATGTTCCCGGTGATCACCGGGGCCACGGGCGCGGAGCGCATCTACGACGGCTACCCGGACGTCGCCCTCGACATGATCGGGCACCGCACCTTCGACGGCCGCACGCAACTGGTCGAGTACAAGCCCCGCGTGCTGGAACACCCACCGCTCGGGTCGCCCGCGTGATGCCGGAACCTCCTCACGTGCCGAACGCGCCGCCGCCCGCCGCCCGCCGCCCGGCCCCGTCCGGCGTAACGCGAGAGGCGAATACGGGTCCCCGGGGTGACAGCAGGGGTCTGGCGGATGTGTGAGTTCCGGTTACGGGGATACGCGAAGGGTCCCCGGTGCCACGAGGGCGCCGGGCCTCGGCAACGTAAAGGGAGATGTCCGTGGGCATCATCGCGTGGATCCTCATCGGCCTGCTCGCGGGCGCCATCGCCAAGGCGCTGATGCCGGGCAAGGATCCGGGAGGCTGCCTGATCACGATGCTGATCGGGATCGTGGGCGGGCTGCTCGGCGGCTGGCTCGGCAAGGTGATCTTCGGGGTCGACTCGATCGACGGATTCTTCAGTCTGTCGACGTGGATCGCCGCAGTCGTCGGTTCGGTGATCGTGCTCGCTCTCTACCGCTTGGTCGCGGGGAACAGGGCCCGCTGAGCCGGGCGACCGCGGCGGACTTCTCGACGGGACGATTCGTCCGCATATGCCTACATTGGCAGAGGCGCGACAGGGTAGCCGTGGAGCAGAGCCGAGCCGAGGCTCCACTCCCGCGCACGACCGACAAGAGGACACGAGGACATGACGGACACGACCCGTAAGCCGACTACCTCCGACTCCGGTGCCCCGGTGGAGAGCGACGAGCATTCGCTCACCGTCGGCCCGGGCGGGCCGATCCTGCTCCAGGACTCCTACCTGATCGAGCAGATGGCTCAGTTCAACCGCGAACGCATCCCCGAACGGCAGCCGCACGCCAAGGGCAGCGGCGCCTTCGGCAAGTTCGAGGTGACCGCGGACGTCTCCGCGTACACGAAGGCCGCGCTCTTCCAGCCCGGTGCCACGACCGATCTGGTCGTCAGGTTCTCCACCGTCGCGGGCGAGCGGGGCAGCCCGGACACCTGGCGCGACCCGCGCGGCTTCGCGGTGAAGTTCTACACCAGCGAAGGCAACTACGACATGGTGGGCAACAACACCCCCGTGTTCTTCGTGAAGGACCCGATGAAGTTCCAGCACTTCATCCGGTCGCAGAAACGCCGGGCGGACAACAACCTCCGCGACCACGACATGCAGTGGGACTTCTGGACCCTCTCGCCGGAGTCGGCCCACCAGGTCACCTGGCTGATGGGGGACCGGGGCATCCCGCGCACCTGGCGTCACATGAACGGCTACACCTCGCACACGTACATGTGGATCAACGCCGACGGTGAGCGGTTCTGGGTGAAGTACCACTTCAAGACCGACCAGGGCATCGAGACGTTCACGCAGCACGAGGCCGACCAGATGGCGGCGGCGGACACGGACTACCACACGCGTGATCTGTTCGAGCACATCCGCGACGGCGACTTCCCGAGCTGGACCCTCAAGGTCCAGATCATGCCGTACGAGGACGCGAAGGACTACCGGTTCAACCCGTTCGACCTGACCAAGGTGTGGCCGCACGGCGACTACCCGCTGATCGAGGTCGGCCGGATGACGCTGGACCGCAACCCCACGGACAACCATGCCGAGATCGAGCAGGCGGCCTTCCAGCCGAACAACCTGGTCCCGGGCATCGGCCCGAGCCCGGACCGGATGCTCCTGGCACGGCTGTTCAGTTACGCGGACGCGCACCGCCACCGCATCGGCGGCAACTACCAGCAGCTGCCGGTCAACGCCCCCGTCGTCCCGGTGAACACGTACTCCAAGGACGGGGCCATGGCGTACCGGAAGACCACGGACCCGGTCTACGCCCCGAACTCCAAGGGCGGCCCGGAGGCCGACACGGCACGCTACGGCACCCCGCCGAGCTGGTACGCCGACGGGGACATCACCCGGGCGGCCTACGTCGACCACGCCGAGGACGACGACTGGGGCCAGGCGGGCACGATGGTCCGCGAGGTCCTGGACGACGCGGCGCGGGACCGGCTGGTGGACAACGTGGTCGGCCACCTGCTGAACGGCGTGACCGAGCCGGTGCTCCAGCGGGCGTTCCAGTACTGGTCGAACATCGACGCGACCATCGGCAAGCGCATCCAGGAGGGCGTCCGCGCGAAGGCGGGCGAGAAGGACCCGAAGGCGGCCGAGCAGGGCAACCCGGCCCGCTCGTCGATGCAGCGCAAGGCGTAAAGG
This sequence is a window from Streptomyces parvus. Protein-coding genes within it:
- a CDS encoding dihydrofolate reductase family protein yields the protein MSELLVDFITSLDGCASGEGWPGYWGLEGPEYLAWLGEQPQATYLMGAKTYRLMSGFAAGEVPSGQDDFRPEEEASVDELTRAPKVVFSSSLESPLTWANATLVRDDAVETVRAMKENGSGLLSTIGSLSLCRSLLRAGLVDRFRVVMFPVITGATGAERIYDGYPDVALDMIGHRTFDGRTQLVEYKPRVLEHPPLGSPA
- a CDS encoding GlsB/YeaQ/YmgE family stress response membrane protein; this translates as MGIIAWILIGLLAGAIAKALMPGKDPGGCLITMLIGIVGGLLGGWLGKVIFGVDSIDGFFSLSTWIAAVVGSVIVLALYRLVAGNRAR
- a CDS encoding catalase, producing MTDTTRKPTTSDSGAPVESDEHSLTVGPGGPILLQDSYLIEQMAQFNRERIPERQPHAKGSGAFGKFEVTADVSAYTKAALFQPGATTDLVVRFSTVAGERGSPDTWRDPRGFAVKFYTSEGNYDMVGNNTPVFFVKDPMKFQHFIRSQKRRADNNLRDHDMQWDFWTLSPESAHQVTWLMGDRGIPRTWRHMNGYTSHTYMWINADGERFWVKYHFKTDQGIETFTQHEADQMAAADTDYHTRDLFEHIRDGDFPSWTLKVQIMPYEDAKDYRFNPFDLTKVWPHGDYPLIEVGRMTLDRNPTDNHAEIEQAAFQPNNLVPGIGPSPDRMLLARLFSYADAHRHRIGGNYQQLPVNAPVVPVNTYSKDGAMAYRKTTDPVYAPNSKGGPEADTARYGTPPSWYADGDITRAAYVDHAEDDDWGQAGTMVREVLDDAARDRLVDNVVGHLLNGVTEPVLQRAFQYWSNIDATIGKRIQEGVRAKAGEKDPKAAEQGNPARSSMQRKA